ATTACCGCATTGCCAACTTCGCGAATTACGGCAAACTCTCGAAGATCGACGTAGAAGGAATGATGGCCGGGGCGCGGGTCGATAACGACGAGTATGAGAAGGCGGATGCACGGGACTTCGTTCTCTGGAAAGCGCCGAAGGAAGGCGAGCCGTTCTGGGAGACCGAGATCGGGCCGGGTCGTCCGGGCTGGCACATTGAGTGCTCCGTGATGGCCGGCAAATATCTCGGCGACACATTTGACATTCACGCCGGCGGGGTTGATCTGGCGTTCCCGCATCATGAGAATGAGATTGCCCAGTCGGAGGCTCTCACCGGCAAACAGTTCGTGCGCTACTGGCTGCACGCCGAGCATCTGCTGGTGGATGGCCAGAAGATGTCGAAGTCGCTCGGCAATTTCTACACGCTGCGCGACCTGCTCGACAAGGGCTATGCGGCGGAGTCGATTCGCTATCTGCTGTCCTCCGTCCCTTATCGCAAGCAGTTGAATTTTACGTTGGAAGGGCTCCGGCAGGCAGCAGCGGCGATTGAGCGTCTGCGCAACTTCCGTTTTCGTCTGGCGAATTCGGATATTCCCGAGGGTGTTCATCTGGAAATTCAGGCGAAGGCAGCGGCATTTCCCTCCGCGATGCGTACTGCCCTCGACGATGATCTGAATACGGCGGCGGCGCACGGCGCGCTGTTCGAGCTGGTGCGCGATGCCAATACGGCGATCGACGCGGGTCAACTCCGCAAGAGTAATATTGCCGGACTGCTTGCGGCGATTGACGAATGGAACATCATCTTTGACGTGATGCCGATCGAGTCCGAGATCGGGGCGGGGAATTCGAATGGCCGGTTGAGCCCGGAGCAAGTGGAGGCCCAGCTCGCCGCGCGATTGGATGCGCGCAAGCAGCGGCAGTTCGCGCTCGCCGACCAGATCCGCGATGATCTCATCGCGGCGGGCATCATTATCGAAGATTCAAAAGGCGGATCGCGCTGGCGTTACAAGTGATTGGATGCCTGAGCGGTAGCTGATTCGTGTGAGCGGATGGGATTATGCAGATGCCGTTAGCGATCTCACCTGCCAGATTGTGGCGAAAAATGGTTCGCGCCGCGTCGCTCGCCCGTTTGCGTCGAGCGGGCTTGACCACCGCGAAAGCCCGGCTGGGTCGGGCAGGCGAAGAAGCGGCCTACTGGCATCTTCGTGAGCAGGGCTTCGTGATGGTCGCGCGCAATTATCGTCCGGAAGGACTAAAGGGCGAGATTGATCTGATCGGCTGGGAGGGCGGCACATTGGTATTTGTGGAAGTAAAGTCGCGCAGCCGCACCGATCTGCAAGCTCCCGAAGCCGCCGTGGATCGTGCCAAGCAAGGCCATGTGCTGGCAGCGGCGCGACAGTACCGGCACCATGCGCGGCAGGAGTCGGCTCCGGTGCGATTTGATATTGT
This window of the Acidobacteriota bacterium genome carries:
- a CDS encoding cysteine--tRNA ligase — its product is MLRFYNTLTARTEDFVPLENRKVRMYICGPTVYGFAHIGNFRTFLFGDILRRHIRHSGYDLLHVMNITDVDDKTIRNSIAAGLSLRDFTDQYIAAFNEDCQRLRLEQPELVVRATDHIQEMAHAIKQLQDKGFTYTSEGSIYYRIANFANYGKLSKIDVEGMMAGARVDNDEYEKADARDFVLWKAPKEGEPFWETEIGPGRPGWHIECSVMAGKYLGDTFDIHAGGVDLAFPHHENEIAQSEALTGKQFVRYWLHAEHLLVDGQKMSKSLGNFYTLRDLLDKGYAAESIRYLLSSVPYRKQLNFTLEGLRQAAAAIERLRNFRFRLANSDIPEGVHLEIQAKAAAFPSAMRTALDDDLNTAAAHGALFELVRDANTAIDAGQLRKSNIAGLLAAIDEWNIIFDVMPIESEIGAGNSNGRLSPEQVEAQLAARLDARKQRQFALADQIRDDLIAAGIIIEDSKGGSRWRYK
- a CDS encoding YraN family protein is translated as MQMPLAISPARLWRKMVRAASLARLRRAGLTTAKARLGRAGEEAAYWHLREQGFVMVARNYRPEGLKGEIDLIGWEGGTLVFVEVKSRSRTDLQAPEAAVDRAKQGHVLAAARQYRHHARQESAPVRFDIVSVEYSNENATDAPRIQHLREAFR